The following is a genomic window from Bordetella sp. H567.
TTCAATCGTGTCACGCAGGCGTGGCGCCAGCCCGGCTCGAACATCAAGCCCTTCATCTACTCGGCGGCACTGGAGCGGGGCCTCACGCCGGCCACCCAGATCTCCGACCAGCCGTTCGCGCTCAGCGCGGCGCAGACCGGCTCCAAGGCGTGGGCGCCCAAGAACTACGGCAACGAGTACGAACCCATGCTCACCATGCGGCAGGGCCTGTACAAGTCCAAGAACATGGTGTCGATCCGCATCCTGCAGGCCATCGGCCCGGCTTACGGACAGGATTACCTGACGCGTTTCGGCTTCGACAAGTCGCGCCAGCCCGCGGTGCTGCCGCTGGCGCTGGGGGCGGGTTCGGTCACGCCGCTGCAGCTGGCCGGCGCCTATTCCGTCTTCGCCAACGGCGGCTATCGGATCACGCCTTACCTGATCGACCGCGTCACCGACAGCAGCGGCAAGGTCATCATGCAATCCAAGCCGCTGGTCGCCGGCGACTCGGCCGCGCGGGCCATCGACGCGCGCACGGCCTTCGTCATGGACGACATGCTGCGCGGGGTCGCCACCTACGGCACCGCGGCGCGCGCCCGGGCGGTCCTGAAGCGCAACGACATCGCAGGCAAGACGGGCACCACCAACGAATCCGTGGACGCCTGGTTCTCCGGCTATACGCCCAGCCTGGAAGCCACGGCCTGGCTGGGCTATGACCAGCCGAAGTCCCTGGGCTCGCGCGAAACCGGCGGCGGCGCGGCCCTGCCGATCTGGCTAAGCTACATGCAGGAAATGCTCAAGGGCGTGCCCGAGCAGAAACAGCGGCCCCGGCCCGACGGCCTGCTGGTCGAAAACGGCGAGTTCTATTTCGCGGAATTCCCGCCCGGCCAGGCCGTGGCGCGGCTGGGGCTGCCGGCACCGGGTTCGGACAGCCTGGGCGACCTGTTGAATACGCTGCGCGCGGCCAATGCCGATGGCCGGCCGTCCGGCACCAGCTTCGGCGAGGGCTCCGTGCCCGGGCAGCAGTAATCCGCGGCCCGCGCCGCTTCGGGAAGCCGGCGACTAGGGCCTGTTAACGCTAGACCTTGACGGTGATCGGCGCGCCGGCCGCCTCGGAACAGATCTGCGACAGCGCCTCGTGCAGGTCCGGGCCGCCGCGTGTGTCGCGCCAGTGCTGGCCGTCGTAGCGGTAATGAAAGCCCCCGCTGCGCGCCGCCACCCAGAGTTCCTGCATGGCCGCCTGGCTGTTGATCACCACGTGCGTGTCGTCCTCGAAGACCAGGGTCAGTACATTGCCGCTGCGGCTGGTTTCCACGTCGACATCGAGCGAGCCCGCCCAATCGTCGGCCTGGCTTTCGATGCGGTCAAGCACCTGCTCCGCCAACGCAAGAAATTCGGTTTCGTTCATAATCCAGTCTGCAAGAATTACGGAGTTCCCAGTGTCCCACCCGGCATACAGCCGTACCGCTCTACGCATTGTAGCCACGCTGGCTGCCGCCGCGTCGCTGGCGGCCTGCGGCTACAAGGGCCCGCTCATCGCGCCTTCCCAAGCGCCCGTGCTCAAGCCCCCGCCCAAAGTGATCGCGCCGATGAGCTTCCGTGCCGCCCCTGGTGTCCACCTGGGCACCGCCCTCCCCGACTACCCGCCGTCCGCGACGCAACGATGAACGCACTTACCCCCGCGCCGGCGCAACCCGCCGGCTATCCCCATTTCCACTATCGGCACGGCGTGCTGCACGCGGAAGGCGTGCCGCTGCCCATGCTGGCCGAACGCCTCGGCACGCCGCTCTACGTCTATTCGCGAGCCGCGCTGCAGGCCGCCTGGGAATCCTACCGCGAGGCCATCGCCGGGCGCGACGTCCTGGTGTGCTACGGCATGAAGGCGAATTCCAACCTGGCGGTGCTGAAGGAGTTCGCCCGCCTGGGGGCGGGTTTCGACATCGTGTCGGGTGGTGAACTGCACCGCGTGCTATCGGTGGGCGCGGATCCGGCCAAGGTCGTGTTTTCCGGCGTCGGCAAGCAGGCCTGGGAGATGCGCAAGGCGCTGGAGGCGGACGTCAAGTGCTTCAACGTCGAATCCGAAGCCGAACTGCATCTGCTGTCGGACGTCGCGGTTTCGCTGGGCAAGACGGCCCGCGTGTCGCTGCGCGTGAATCCCGACGTGGATGCCGGCACGCATCCCTATATTTCGACGGGGCTGAAGGAAAACAAATTCGGCATCGCCATCGCCGACGCGCCGCAGGTCTACCGGACGGCCGCCGCGCTGCCGGGCGTAGCGGTCACCGGCGTAGACTGCCACATCGGCTCCCAGATCACCGACGTTTCGCCCTACCTGGACGCCCTGGACAAGCTGCTGGACCTGATCGACGGCCTGCGCGCCGCCGGCATCGAGATCGAACACCTGGACCTGGGTGGCGGCCTGGGCATCCGCTATACCGACGAAACCCCGCTGCGCCCCGCCACGCTGCTCGGCCAGGTCTATGAACGCCTGGACGCCCGCGGGCTGGGCCGCCTGAAGCTGATCATGGAACCGGGCCGTTCCCTGGTGGGCAATGCCGGTGTCCTGCTGACCACCGTGCAATTCCTGAAGCACGCCGAAGCCCGCAATTTCGCCATCGTGGACGCGGCCATGAACGACCTGATTCGCCCCACGCTGTACGACGCCTGGCACGGCGTGCTGCCGGTACAGCCGCGCGGCGGCGCCACGCAGGAATACGACGTCGTCGGCCCGGTGTGCGAAAGCGGCGACTGGCTGGCCAAGCAGCGCGCCTTGGCGGTGGAGCGCGGCGACGTGCTTGCCATCGAATCCACGGGCGCCTATGGCATGGTCATGTCCAGCAACTACAACACCCGTCCGCGCCCCGCCGAAGTCATGGTCGACGGCGCGGCATTCCACGTGATCCGCCAGCGCGAAACCGTGGAAGACCTGCTGCGCGGGGAAAGCACGCTGCCCTGATCGTCGCCGTTCCGCGCGGGCATCCCCAAGCGGACCCAAGGCGCTCTCCGGGGCGCCTTTTTGCTTGACCGGCGCATCCCCTTGCGTCCCACGTGAAAAAGGCGCCGAGAGGCGCCTTTTCGTTGTGACGGGTCGGTGGCGCCCTAGAGCTGTCCGTAGGAATGCAGTCCCGACAGGAACATGTTCACGCCCAGGAACGCAAAGCCCGTGATCAGCAGCCCCACCAGGGCCCAGTACGCCGCCATCGCGCCGCGCAGGCCCTTGATCAGGCGCATGTGCAGCCAGGCGGCATAGTTCAGCCAGACGATCAGTGCCCAGGTCTCCTTGGGGTCCCATTGCCAGTAGGCGCCCCAGGCGTCGGCCGCCCATAGCGCGCCCAGGATGGTCGCCACGGTGAAGAAGGCGAAGCCCACGGTAATGGCGCGGTACATGATGTCGTCCAGCACCGCCAGGGGCGGCAGGGCGGCCGCGACGCGGCGCCGGCCCAGCAGGATCGCGCCGACGATGACCGCGCCCGCGCCGAAGTACTCCATCCACGCGGCCGACAGGCCCTGGGTGCGGAACACCATGGGCTCCGCGCACAACAGCACGCCCAGCACGAACAAGGGGGCCAGCTTGCGCCAGGACGTCGTTTCGCCGTGCTCTTTCACCAGGTAGGCAAAACCGACCATGGCCGACAGCGAGAACGTGCCGTAGCCGATGAAATTGGCCGGCACGTGCAGCTTCATCCACCAGCTCTTGAGCGCCGGCACCAGCGGCTGGATCTGCGCCGCGTCGCGGGTGAAGGCATACCACAGGAGGAACATCACCGCGGACGAGATCACCAGCAGCACGAAACCGCCCAACGCGCGGGTAGCGTAGCGGCGTTCGTAATACAGGTAGAAAAGCGCGGTGATCAGGGAAAACAGCACGAAGACTTCGTACAGATTGCTGACCGGAATGTGGCCCAGGTCGGGCCCCATCATGTGGCCTTCGCGCCAGCGCACCAGCATGCCGGTCACGCCGGCAAACACCGCGCCCCAGGTCAGCGCGGTCCCCAGCCAGGCGGCCGTGGGGCTGAACAGCCCCAGCCAATAACAGACCGTGGCCAGCACGAACAGCGCCGACATCCACAGAATGGCCGACTGCGAGGACAGCAGGTATTTCAGGAAGAACACGTCCTCGGCATGCGCCAGGTCGTTGCCATACAGCATCACCGCCAGTCCGCTGGCCAGCGCCACGGCGATCATCAGGCGGCGCAGCGGGCGCCACAGCCATCCCATCCAGGTCAGCACGAGCACCGCGCCGCTCAGGATGACTTTCTCGTAGTAATCCATGGACCCCGCGAAGCGGGTCAGCGCATAGCCGGCACCCACGGCCAGCAACAGAAAGAACACGGCATCGGTCCAATCGGGACGTCCGCGCCGGATGCGCGCGTCGCCGCTTTCGGCCATGCCTTCCTGCCACGACGTATCGTGCACGGGGGAAATTGCGGATTCGGACATGAGCTTGCTACCTCACTGCTTCAGGCGCAGCAGCGCCTCTTTGAGCCGGTCGAATTCACGGAGGAAGTCCAGTGTACGCCGCTGGGACGTCATGGCGGCATGGACGGCGCTGCCGCGGCCGTCCGGGCCGGGCGCCACCCACACCCAGACGCGCCGGTCGCGAATGAAGAACATGCTGAACACGCCCAGGATCAACAGCAGGCTGCCGACATACACGGCCTGCTTGCCCGGCGTACGGCTGACCTGGAACACGCTGGCCTGCACCTGCTTGAAGTCCGCCAGCGAAAAGAACACGGGGGCGGGGTACATCGCCAGATCGGAAAGGGCAGCCACCGCGACGCGCGACCACACCGCCGCCCGTTCGGCGCCCTCGCCTTCGGTGGGCAAGGCCGGCAGCCCCGCGCGCTCGCGCTCCATCACGCGAAGCTCGGCCACGCTGGCTCCGATCAGGCGCACCACGATATCGGCCGCGCGCTCCAGTTCGGGGGCGGGCGCGTTGCTCTGCAGGAAATTCGCCACCGCCTGCAACCCGCCTTCGGAAAAGGTCTGCAAGGCACGGTCGGCGGCCGTCTCCAGGGGCTGGCGATCACCGCCGGCCGGCGCATTCTTTTCGGCGAAGCGGCGCGCCGCCTCCTTGCGGGCCCGCGGATCGGCCAGCAGGGCGCGCAGCCGCATGAACTCGGCAACGGAATTATCGTCATCCGCCGGCAGCCGCAGGTAGCGGTAGTTTTCGCCGGCATTGTTGCGCACGCCGGCCAGGAATACCGGGAAGCCATCCAGCTCCACCGGAAGCATGTAGTTGCGGAATTCATGTGCCTGGCCGCTGGCGTCGATCAGGCGGTACTCCACGGCCGGCCCCACGTTGCGCAGGTGCGCGTTCTGCTTGCCCGCGGCACTGCCCGCCACCGACGCCACGTCCTGCGCGAAGTCGCGCGCGGGCTTGGGCGTGCCGCCCGAGAGGTCCTCGACATTGATGGGGCGCAGCGCGGTGATGTCCACCTTCAGGTCGCGCGCGTCGGCGGGGGCGCTGTTGCCGGTGTCGGTGCTTTTGCCTACCGTGCCGGATAGCTCGAACGTCGCCGCATCGGTGCCGCGCAGGGAATAGCCGCGCAGCTGCACGCTGCTGCCGCCGTCATCGAAACTGGACTGGTAGACCGTCACACCCTTGTAGCGCAGCGGCTCGTTGACCTCGATGGTTTTGTCGAAGGTCTTGCCGGTATCGGGATCCCGCACCTCGACTTCGCTGGCGAAGCGGCTGGGCATGCCGGTGGAGTAGTAATCGACGATGAACTTCTTCAGCGTCACGGTGAAGGGAATCGGCTGCACCAGCGCGCCGTCGCCCACCATCACCACGGCATTATTCGCGCGCCCGCCCTCCGGGATCATCATGCTGGAGCGGAAGCTGGGGTTGTTGACCGACAGCCGGCCGCTGGGCGGCACATCGCTGATCAACATGTTCTCGACGATGGGCTTCTTGCCGCCCAGCCACACCTGCGCGCGCACCGCCAGCTCGCTATCCAGCAAGCCGCCGACGCAGATCACGATCATCGCCGTATGCGCGAAGATATAGCCCAGCCGGTTGGCGCTGCCCCTTTTGCCGGCCAGCAGCACGCCTTCGCCGTCCTGGCGTTCCTTGACGGCATAGCCCAGGGACTTCAGCAGCTGCCGGGTGCGGCCCAGCGTATCGGGGGCCGCGGCCCCGCTGTCGAACTCCACCCGCTGCGGAAAGGCACGCAGGCTGGACAGGCGCACGTATTCGCGGAACGACACCGCGTCGCGCAGCATCTTGGGCGCGTTGCGCGTCAGGCAGACCCCGGTGGACACCACCAGGAAAGTCATGATCAGCAGGAACCACCAGCTGTTATAGACGTGCCAGAGCGAGAACTTGTCGAATACCGTATACCAGAACGGGCCGAACTGGTCGACGTAGGCGGACGATGCCTGGTTCTGCACCAGCACCGTACCGACGATGCTGGCCACGCAGATGAACATCAGCAGGCTGACGGCGAAACGCATGGAGCCCAAGAGCTCCAGCATATCCGCGGGCAGGGAACGCAGGTCGTGGCGAGGGGTCGGGGGATTCTGATGCATGGAAGAAGGAGGCCGCCTGAACGACTGGGCGACCCCCTTGCCGGGGCCTGGCCCCGTCAGCGCAGGCCGGCGGCGTAGTCGGAAACGGCCTTGATATCTTCCAGCGTCATGCGGCTGGCGATCTCGTGCATGGGTTCGCTGTTGTTCCGGCTGCCTTCCTGGAACAGTTTCAGCTGTTCCTCAATATACGACGGGAATTGGCCGGAGAGGCGAGGATACTGCGCCGGGATACCCGCCGCGTTGGCGGAGTGGCACGATGCGCAGGCCGGCACGTTGCGATCCGGCAGACCGGCGCGCCAGATGGTCTGGCCCCGCTCGACCAGGGACTTCTGCCCGGCCGTGGCAGGCTCCTTCAATTGCTGCTGCGACAGGTACAAGGCGATGTTCTGCATGTCCTGCGGCGTGAGGGACTGCACGATGGCGGTCATCGGCGTGGGATTGCCCCCGGCGCCGCTGCGCAGCGGCGTCGTGGCGCCCTGCTTCAGCTGGAAATCGCCCAGCTGCTTGGCCAGGTACTCGTGGGCCTGGGCCGCCAGATTGGGATTGGTGGGAATGGTGCTGCTGCCGGCAGCGCCGTGACAGCTCGCACAGGCGATGACGCCGCGCGCCTGGTCGCCGTTGGTGTAAAGCTGCTCGCCTTTGCCTGCGTCCGGCTTGGCCGCCGGCGCCGGGGCGTCGGCCGCGATACTCGGAAAAACGGCGGTCGTACCCAACACCAATCCGCCAACAACCAACATCCGGGACAGCACACGCTTCATGAAAACCTCGACGTTCGCAGCATCGACTCACGGCGCTGGTACGCACCGTTTATGATTTGCCTATGTTTTCCATTCGCCCGCCCAGGACCTGCCGGTGTACCCCGAGTTCTGTGATGCGACGCGGCGTGCTACACCGTCAGGCGGACTGACGCCCACCCTTGCAAACGCCGGATTATACAATAGGGCTCGTACCCCTCTATTTACCCATTCCCCGTGTCCCTTCTGCATCGCGCCTCGTTCTTCATCTCGGCAGCCCGCCTGGACCAGCTGCCGCCGCCCGGCGCGCCGGAAGTCTGTTTCGTCGGACGCTCCAATTCCGGCAAGTCCACCGCCATCAACGTCCTGACCAACCAGCGCCGCCTGGCCTTCTCCAGCAAGACGCCCGGACGGACGCGGCTGATCAATATGTTCGGCCTGCCGGATCCCTATGACCCCGACCAGCACCTGGGCTTCCTGGTGGACCTGCCCGGCTACGGCTACGCCGCCATCAGCCAGGGTGAGCGCGACAAATGGGCGGAACTGCTGGGAGGCTACCTGGCCACGCGCGCCTCGCTGGTGGGAGTGGTGCTGCTGATCGACATCCGCCGCGGCGTGACCGATCTGGACCGCCGGCTGGCGAACTTTATCGCGCCCACCGGGCGCCCGGTGCTGGCCCTGCTGACCAAGGCGGACAAGCTGCCCTACGGCCAGCGCATGCGCACCGTCTTCACGGTGCGCAAAGACCTGGCCGACATCGGCGCGCTGCATACCGTGCCGTTCTCGGCGCCGGACCGCATCGGCCTGGAAGAAGCCGGCGAACACATCGAAAACTGGATCTCTCCCAAGGTAGTGCCATGAACCACCACATCGTATCGGCCGGCTTTCCGGCGTCCCGGCCCCGTCGCCTGCGCCGCGATGATTTCACGCGCCGCCTGGTCCGCGAGAACACGCTGACCGCCAACGACCTGATCTACCCGGTTTTCGTGGCCGACGGAAAAGGGCTGCGCCAGGACGTGCCCTCGATGCCCGGCGTAGTGCGCTATTCGCCGGACACCCTGCTGCCGGTGGCGGAAACCTGTATGGAACTGGGCATCCCGGTGATGGCCCTGTTCCCGGTGATCGACCGTTCGCTCAAGACGCCGGACGGCAGCGAGGCCGCCAATCCGGACGGCCTGGTGCCGCGGGTGGTCGCCGAACTCAAGAAACGCTTTCCCGACCTGGGCGTGCTGACCGACGTGGCGCTGGATCCCTATACCAGCCATGGGCAGGACGGGCTGATCGACGAAGCCGGCTACGTACTGAACGAGCCCACGGTGGAAATCCTGGTGAAGCAGGCGCTGGTGCAGTCACAGGCCGGCGTGGACATCGTCGCGCCCAGCGACATGATGGACGGGCGCATAGGCGCGATCCGCCAGGCGCTGGAAGACGCGCAGCACATTCATACCCGCATCATGGCGTATTCGGCCAAGTACGCCAGCGCCTTCTACGGTCCGTTCCGCGACGCCGTGGGGTCGGCGGCGAACCTGGGCAAATCCAACAAGGCGGTCTACCAGATGGACCCGGGCAATATCGACGAAGCGCTGCGCGAAGTGGCTGCCGACCTGGCCGAAGGCGCCGACATGGTCATGGTCAAACCCGGCATGCCCTACCTGGATGTCCTGCGGCGTGTGAAGGACGCCTTCCGCGTGCCGACCTTCGCGTATCAGGTCAGCGGCGAATACGCCATGCTGAAAGCCGCGGCGGCCAATGGCTGGCTGGACCACGACAGGGTCATGATGGAAGCCCTGCTGGGCTTCAAGCGCGCCGGCGCGGATGGCATCCTGACGTACTTCGCCATCGAGGCGGCGCAGCATTTGAAACGCGGGTGACGCGTGTCGCGTGCGGTGCGCCACGTGCGGACTATGGCCTATGGCGTATCGCGTGCGGCGCGCCGCGGGTGACCGCTTTGCCGGACCGCGCAGGAGCCAGCTACGTCGGACACTTCCTGCGCCGTGGGCTTGCCTGGCCGATCAAGAAACCAGGCCGGCGGATTTTCGCTTCAGAACGAGCTGAAGCTGCTGTTTCCCGCGATCAAGCCTGCTGATTCTTCCCGCACATTCGCGATAGGCCTGGTCATCGCCTTTGGCCAGGTAATCCCGTTCGGATTGTTCCACGCGCGATCGGATGGTCGAGTGCAGTTCCATGACGTGAAGGATATCGTCTCGCGAAGCCTTATCGATAAAGGACTCCCTGAACCACTTGACCTTATCGTTGGCTTCCTGGTCCCGCTCGTCCGGGAAACCGGTTCTTGCGGCGCTTATAAAGTCGATAAAGTCTTCTTTTTCCCCACCCATTTTTATATATCTTTCTATTTCCCCCGCCCATTGCCTTGCTATCTCGTTCCTGAATTCCTCTTCGGACAGCGAGTGGGCATCGTCCGATACCGGCCTTAGGGAATGGGCGTCGTTATCAACGTTGTAATACCCGAAATAGTAAGGGTCGGTGTTGGCCCGAACCTTCGGAAACGAGAAAGCATGGACCAGGCCCCCTGAATGATTGCCTCGCTTTCTTGTAAAGAGCTCAAGGCGCTTGAAGCGCTGCAAAGCGCCTTGCGCTGCCGAAAACCATGAATAAGAATGGACCAGCGTCATACCGTCGACTTTCGGTAGATTCTTGATACGCGACAACATGTTCAATCTCCCAATCGAAGTAGGGAGTCGAGTGTATATAGCGGAAAGGCGCACGCGATCATGAGTCGGTCTGAATCGCCGTCGCGCGTTTTCCAGTTCGCGGAAAAACAGCCAAATCCCCGGTCCAAGGGCTGGAGTGGCAGCTAAGGCGTGACGACGCGGTCCAGCGATTCAGCGAAACGGCGCGCATCCTGGAAACCGATGACGCGCACATCGGCGCGCTGGTTGCCATCGGCATTGAAAAACAGGATGCCCGGCGGGCCGAACAGGCCGAAGCGCTTGAGCAAGGCGCGGTCGTCCACATTGTTGGCGGTAACGTCCGCGCGCAGCAGCAACATGCGCGACATGCGGGCCGCCACGGCGGGATCGGTGAAAGTGAACTGCTCCATTTCACGGCACGATACGCACCAGTCCGCATAGAAATCGAGCAAGGCCGGGCGGCCGGCGGCAGCGAGCGCCGCATCCAGTTCCGCCACGGATCGCACCGGCGTGAAATGGAGTTCGGCGCCATTGCCGGCGGTGCCGGCCACCGGAAGACCGGGCATCCCGGCAGCGGCAGCACGGTCGTTCGCGGCAAGATGCGACAACGGCCGCAGCACGTCGCGCCCGCCGCTCGCGGCGCCCACCAGTAGGATGACGGCAAGCAGGGCGAGCAGCAAGCCCATTCCCTTGGCGAACATGCCAGCGGTACCGCCACCGGCACGCAAAGGTTCGAAAGCACGCAGCATGACCGCGGCGACCAAGCCCAGCAACGCCCATCCCGCCATCTGCGTCCAGGCGGGCAGCAGCGGGGCCAGCATCCACCATGCGGTGGCCAGCAACAGCATGCCGAACAGCCGTTTCACCCCTTCCATCCATGGACCTGCCTTGGGCAGCAGGCTGCCGGCGGAACCGCCGACGATCAGAAGCGGCACGCCCATGCCCCACGCCATGGCGAACAATGCGGCGGCACCGAGGACCACATCGCGGGTCTGCGAAATATAGACCAGCGCACCGGCCAAGGGCGCGGCCACGCAAGGGCCCACGATCAACGCCGACACCGCCCCCATCACGAAGGCGCCCGTGCCGCGGCCGCCGGGAACGCGCGACAGCCACGTAGTCAGTCCGCTCTGCATGCGGGTGGGCGCCTGCAGCGTGAACACATCGAACATCGCCAACGCGAGCACGGCCAGCAGGGCGGCAAACACGGCGAGTACCCATGGCGTTTGCAGCCAGGCGGCCAGGCCGATGCCGCTCAGTCCCGCCGCGACGCCGAGCGCGGTATAGACCAGCGACATGCCCAGTACATATGCCGCGGCCAGCGCCAAGCCTTGCCGGCGCGTCGCCGGCTGCCCACGCCCGGCGCCCACGATGACCGAGGAAACGATGGGAATCATGGGCAGTACGCAAGGCGTCAGTGAGAGTAGCGCACCCAGCAGGAAAAACACGCCGGCCGTCTTCAGCCACCCCATGCCGGCAATGGCGGCCGCCAGCCCGACGTCGTCGCTGTTCGCAAGCGTGGTCAGGCCGGTCGGCGCGCCGGCCGCCGATGTCACGGCTGCGGCCTGGCCCTGTGCAGCCTGGCCGCCGCGCCCGGCTTGGGCGCCGGCGTCCTGCCCCGGCGGCGATCCCGTCGCCGTCAGGGCCGCGCCTATGGACGGCGCGGCCGAAAAGCCGCCTGGCGCGCCCGTGCCGGACGCATCCGGCGCGCTGGCCGCCGCCAAGGCCGCCACGGCGGAAGGATCCATCGCCCCGGTACCCGTGATCCGGTACCCGCCCGGTGCGGGCTGCAGGGACACCGTATGTCCCATGGGCGGATAGCACACGCCTTTGTCGGCACAGCCCTGCCCTATCACCTTCAGCGTGAATGCGCCGCCGCCGGCCTGCAGCGGCACGCGGATCGACAGTGGCTTGTGATAGACCTCCATGTTCTTGTCGAAGGTCGGGTCGTACTTGACGTCAGCGGGCGGAAATACCGGATTGCCCAACACGGACGTCCCGGCCGGATCGACCGAGAACACGAACCGCTCCCGGTACATGTAATAGCCGCTGGCCACGTCGTAGTCGACCCGTACCGTGGCAGGGCCGTCCATGGTGACGGAAAAGGGGAATGCCTGCTCCGGCGTCAGGAAATCGACTTCCGCGTGCGCGGCGGGCAACGCCAGCACCAGCCACGCCAGCATCAGCACCAAGGCCGACGCCAGCCGCGCGGC
Proteins encoded in this region:
- the ccsB gene encoding c-type cytochrome biogenesis protein CcsB gives rise to the protein MAESGDARIRRGRPDWTDAVFFLLLAVGAGYALTRFAGSMDYYEKVILSGAVLVLTWMGWLWRPLRRLMIAVALASGLAVMLYGNDLAHAEDVFFLKYLLSSQSAILWMSALFVLATVCYWLGLFSPTAAWLGTALTWGAVFAGVTGMLVRWREGHMMGPDLGHIPVSNLYEVFVLFSLITALFYLYYERRYATRALGGFVLLVISSAVMFLLWYAFTRDAAQIQPLVPALKSWWMKLHVPANFIGYGTFSLSAMVGFAYLVKEHGETTSWRKLAPLFVLGVLLCAEPMVFRTQGLSAAWMEYFGAGAVIVGAILLGRRRVAAALPPLAVLDDIMYRAITVGFAFFTVATILGALWAADAWGAYWQWDPKETWALIVWLNYAAWLHMRLIKGLRGAMAAYWALVGLLITGFAFLGVNMFLSGLHSYGQL
- the hemB gene encoding porphobilinogen synthase; amino-acid sequence: MNHHIVSAGFPASRPRRLRRDDFTRRLVRENTLTANDLIYPVFVADGKGLRQDVPSMPGVVRYSPDTLLPVAETCMELGIPVMALFPVIDRSLKTPDGSEAANPDGLVPRVVAELKKRFPDLGVLTDVALDPYTSHGQDGLIDEAGYVLNEPTVEILVKQALVQSQAGVDIVAPSDMMDGRIGAIRQALEDAQHIHTRIMAYSAKYASAFYGPFRDAVGSAANLGKSNKAVYQMDPGNIDEALREVAADLAEGADMVMVKPGMPYLDVLRRVKDAFRVPTFAYQVSGEYAMLKAAAANGWLDHDRVMMEALLGFKRAGADGILTYFAIEAAQHLKRG
- the dsbD gene encoding protein-disulfide reductase DsbD — its product is MPSLYPKGLKAASTGRTRVPADMPQAAAPGFIRRPCRQPAHWAARLASALVLMLAWLVLALPAAHAEVDFLTPEQAFPFSVTMDGPATVRVDYDVASGYYMYRERFVFSVDPAGTSVLGNPVFPPADVKYDPTFDKNMEVYHKPLSIRVPLQAGGGAFTLKVIGQGCADKGVCYPPMGHTVSLQPAPGGYRITGTGAMDPSAVAALAAASAPDASGTGAPGGFSAAPSIGAALTATGSPPGQDAGAQAGRGGQAAQGQAAAVTSAAGAPTGLTTLANSDDVGLAAAIAGMGWLKTAGVFFLLGALLSLTPCVLPMIPIVSSVIVGAGRGQPATRRQGLALAAAYVLGMSLVYTALGVAAGLSGIGLAAWLQTPWVLAVFAALLAVLALAMFDVFTLQAPTRMQSGLTTWLSRVPGGRGTGAFVMGAVSALIVGPCVAAPLAGALVYISQTRDVVLGAAALFAMAWGMGVPLLIVGGSAGSLLPKAGPWMEGVKRLFGMLLLATAWWMLAPLLPAWTQMAGWALLGLVAAVMLRAFEPLRAGGGTAGMFAKGMGLLLALLAVILLVGAASGGRDVLRPLSHLAANDRAAAAGMPGLPVAGTAGNGAELHFTPVRSVAELDAALAAAGRPALLDFYADWCVSCREMEQFTFTDPAVAARMSRMLLLRADVTANNVDDRALLKRFGLFGPPGILFFNADGNQRADVRVIGFQDARRFAESLDRVVTP
- the cyaY gene encoding iron donor protein CyaY produces the protein MNETEFLALAEQVLDRIESQADDWAGSLDVDVETSRSGNVLTLVFEDDTHVVINSQAAMQELWVAARSGGFHYRYDGQHWRDTRGGPDLHEALSQICSEAAGAPITVKV
- the lysA gene encoding diaminopimelate decarboxylase; translated protein: MNALTPAPAQPAGYPHFHYRHGVLHAEGVPLPMLAERLGTPLYVYSRAALQAAWESYREAIAGRDVLVCYGMKANSNLAVLKEFARLGAGFDIVSGGELHRVLSVGADPAKVVFSGVGKQAWEMRKALEADVKCFNVESEAELHLLSDVAVSLGKTARVSLRVNPDVDAGTHPYISTGLKENKFGIAIADAPQVYRTAAALPGVAVTGVDCHIGSQITDVSPYLDALDKLLDLIDGLRAAGIEIEHLDLGGGLGIRYTDETPLRPATLLGQVYERLDARGLGRLKLIMEPGRSLVGNAGVLLTTVQFLKHAEARNFAIVDAAMNDLIRPTLYDAWHGVLPVQPRGGATQEYDVVGPVCESGDWLAKQRALAVERGDVLAIESTGAYGMVMSSNYNTRPRPAEVMVDGAAFHVIRQRETVEDLLRGESTLP
- a CDS encoding c-type cytochrome — its product is MKRVLSRMLVVGGLVLGTTAVFPSIAADAPAPAAKPDAGKGEQLYTNGDQARGVIACASCHGAAGSSTIPTNPNLAAQAHEYLAKQLGDFQLKQGATTPLRSGAGGNPTPMTAIVQSLTPQDMQNIALYLSQQQLKEPATAGQKSLVERGQTIWRAGLPDRNVPACASCHSANAAGIPAQYPRLSGQFPSYIEEQLKLFQEGSRNNSEPMHEIASRMTLEDIKAVSDYAAGLR
- a CDS encoding cytochrome c biogenesis protein ResB translates to MRFAVSLLMFICVASIVGTVLVQNQASSAYVDQFGPFWYTVFDKFSLWHVYNSWWFLLIMTFLVVSTGVCLTRNAPKMLRDAVSFREYVRLSSLRAFPQRVEFDSGAAAPDTLGRTRQLLKSLGYAVKERQDGEGVLLAGKRGSANRLGYIFAHTAMIVICVGGLLDSELAVRAQVWLGGKKPIVENMLISDVPPSGRLSVNNPSFRSSMMIPEGGRANNAVVMVGDGALVQPIPFTVTLKKFIVDYYSTGMPSRFASEVEVRDPDTGKTFDKTIEVNEPLRYKGVTVYQSSFDDGGSSVQLRGYSLRGTDAATFELSGTVGKSTDTGNSAPADARDLKVDITALRPINVEDLSGGTPKPARDFAQDVASVAGSAAGKQNAHLRNVGPAVEYRLIDASGQAHEFRNYMLPVELDGFPVFLAGVRNNAGENYRYLRLPADDDNSVAEFMRLRALLADPRARKEAARRFAEKNAPAGGDRQPLETAADRALQTFSEGGLQAVANFLQSNAPAPELERAADIVVRLIGASVAELRVMERERAGLPALPTEGEGAERAAVWSRVAVAALSDLAMYPAPVFFSLADFKQVQASVFQVSRTPGKQAVYVGSLLLILGVFSMFFIRDRRVWVWVAPGPDGRGSAVHAAMTSQRRTLDFLREFDRLKEALLRLKQ
- the lptM gene encoding LPS translocon maturation chaperone LptM; this encodes MRSSTCSANARNSVSFIIQSARITEFPVSHPAYSRTALRIVATLAAAASLAACGYKGPLIAPSQAPVLKPPPKVIAPMSFRAAPGVHLGTALPDYPPSATQR
- the yihA gene encoding ribosome biogenesis GTP-binding protein YihA/YsxC; translated protein: MSLLHRASFFISAARLDQLPPPGAPEVCFVGRSNSGKSTAINVLTNQRRLAFSSKTPGRTRLINMFGLPDPYDPDQHLGFLVDLPGYGYAAISQGERDKWAELLGGYLATRASLVGVVLLIDIRRGVTDLDRRLANFIAPTGRPVLALLTKADKLPYGQRMRTVFTVRKDLADIGALHTVPFSAPDRIGLEEAGEHIENWISPKVVP